A segment of the Acyrthosiphon pisum isolate AL4f unplaced genomic scaffold, pea_aphid_22Mar2018_4r6ur Scaffold_65;HRSCAF=406, whole genome shotgun sequence genome:
TGAAGTTTGCACTTCAAAAAAAAAGAGTTTTGGAGAATAAGGAGCCAAATGCCGTGTCATGGAACGACAAAAGCCTAGCGTGGATCGGTATTGCCGAAAAATATAATGCTGCAACACTTGGGCTGTgtacgtaatatttttataaaatagattataatatattttagttttctcaATTTTACTCAACAATCAtgtattgtacataaaaattttttgtacttttttgatACCTGGCactgaatttattgattttacaatgatgtgtttttttatttttgtgaaaacagttttcttcttcttcttcttcttcttcttcttcagcTTTTACTGTCCTTGAAGGACTTTCGCTGCCTCTACTACTTTTTTCCAACTATCTCTGTCAATACTGTCTTCTAAAGTTAGTCCCTGGGCGCACTTGTTTATATCTTCTTTAACCCTGTCTATCCAGCGCTGTCTAGGGCGACCCCTAGGTCTTTTTACATTGATTTTTCCTTCCAGAGCTTTCTTTAGAATACCATTTGACCTCCATACATGGCCTGCCCACTCAATTCGTTTGCTCATAAGGTACGCGTTGATACCGggtttttgataaatttgttgTACTTCTACATTAGTTCTTCTTCTGTAAACTTCATTTTCTAGTATAGGTCCATAAATCCTTCTAAGAACTCTTCTTTCGAAGCAAGCCATTTTTTCCTCATCTCCTTTAGTAGTCGACCATGTTTCACATGCAAATGTTAGAACTGGCCGTAGGAAACTTAAGTACAGGATCGTCTAGAGAGGAGCTTTGATTTGAACAATTTTTCCAAAGCGTAGTAACCCTTATTAGCGGCTAATAtcctaattttaatttcattatgcatgttattgtattgatttatatttgccccaaaatatttgaagttttccACTTGTTGGAAGGTATAGTTTTCTACTACTAGGTCCGAGATATCCCTTGCTCCCCTTGTCATGACTAAATATTCTGGTTTTATCCTGATTTACTTCTNNNNNNNNNNNNNNNNNNNNNNNNNNNNNNNNNNNNNNNNNNNNNNNNNNNNNNNNNNNNNNNNNNNNNNNNNNNNNNNNNNNNNNNNNNNNNNNNNNNNNNNNNNNNNNNNNNNNNNNNNNNNNNNNNNNNNNNNNNNNNNNNNNNNNNNNNNNNNNNNNNNNNNNNNNNNNNNNNNNNNNNNNNNNNNNNNNNNNNNNNNNNNNNNNNNNNNNNNNNNNNNNNNNNNNNNNNNNNNNNNNNNNNNNNNNNNNNNNNNNNNNNNNNNNNNNNNNNNNNNNNNNNNNNNNNNNNNNNNNNNNNNNNNNNNNNNNNNNNNNNNNNNNNNNNNNNNNNNNNNNNNNNNNNNNNNNNNNNNNNNNNNNNNNNNNNNNNNNNNNNNNNNNNNNNNNNNNNNNNNNNNNNNNNNNNNNNNNNNNNNNNNNNNNNNNNNNNNNNNNNNNNNNNNNNNNNNNNNNNNNNNNNNNNNNNNNNNNNNNNNNNNNNNNNNNNNNNNNNNNNNNNNNNNNNNNNNNNNNNNNNNNNNNNNNNNNNNNNNNNNNNNNNNNNNNNNNNNNNNNNNNNNNNNNNNNNNNNNNNNNNNNNNNNNNNNNNNNNNNNNNNNNNNNNNNNNNNNNNNNNNNNNNNNNNNNNNNNNNNNNNNNNNNNNNNNNNNNNNNNNNNNNNNNNNNNNNNNNNNNNNNNNNNNNNNNNNNNNNNNNNNNNNNNNNNNNNNNNNNNNNNNNNNNNNNNNNNNNNNNNNNNNNNNNNNNNNNNNNNNNNNNNNNNNNNNNNNNNNNNNNNNNNNNNNNNNNNNNNNNNNNNNNNNNNNNNNNNNNNNNNNNNNNNNNNNNNNNNNNNNNNNNNNNNNNNNNNNNNNNNNNNNNNNNNNNNNNNNNNNNNNNNNNNNNNNNNNNNNNNNNNNNNNNNNNNNNNNNNNNNNNNNNNNNNNNNNNNNNNNNNNNNNNNNNNNNNNNNNNNNNNNNNNNNNNNNNNNNNNNNNNNNNNNNNNNNNNNNNNNNNNNNNNNNNNNNNNNNNNNNNNNNNNNNNNNNNNNNNNNNNNNNNNNNNNNNNNNNNNNNNNNNNNNNNNNNNNNNNNNNNNNNNNNNNNNNNNNNNNNNNNNNNNNNNNNNNNNNNNNNNNNNNNNNNNNNNNNNNNNNNNNNNNNNNNNNNNNNNNNNNNNNNNNNNNNNNNNNNNNNNNNNNNNNNNNNNNNNNNNNNNNNNNNNNNNNNNNNNNNNNNNNNNNNNNNNNNNNNNNNNNNNNNNNNNNNNNNNNNNNNNNNNNNNNNNNNNNNNNNNNNNNNNNNNNNNNNNNNNNNNNNNNNNNNNNNNNNNNNNNNNNNNNNNNNNNNNNNNNNNNNNNNNNNNNNNNNNNNNNNNNNNNNNNNNNNNNNNNNNNNNNNNNNNNNNNNNNNNNNNNNNNNNNNNNNNNNNNNNNNNNNNNNNNNNNNNNNNNNNNNNNNNNNNNNNNNNNNNNNNNNNNNNNNNNNNNNNNNNNNNNNNNNNNNNNNNNNNNNNNNNNNNNNNNNNNNNNNNNNNNNNNNNNNNNNNNNNNNNNNNNNNNNNNNNNNNNNNNNNNNNNNNNNNNNNNNNNNNNNNNNNNNNNNNNNNNNNNNNNNNNNNNNNNNNNNNNNNNNNNNNNNNNNNNNNNNNNNNNNNNNNNNNNNNNNNNNNNNNNNNNNNNNNNNNNNNNNNNNNNNNNNNNNNNNNNNNNNNNNNNNNNNNNNNNNNNNNNNNNNNNNNNNNNNNNNNNNNNNNNNNNNNNNNNNNNNNNNNNNNNNNNNNNNNNNNNNNNNNNNNNNNNNNNNNNNNNNNNNNNNNNNNNNNNNNNNNNNNNNNNNNNNNNNNNNNNNNNNNNNNNNNNNNNNNNNNNNNNNNNNNNNNNNNNNNNNNNNNNNNNNNNNNNNNNNNNNNNNNNNNNNNNNNNNNNNNNNNNNNNNNNNNNNNNNNNNNNNNNNNNNNNNNNNNNNNNNNNNNNNNNNNNNNNNNNNNNNNNNNNNNNNNNNNNNNNNNNNNNNNNNNNNNNNNNNNNNNNNNNNNNNNNNNNNNNNNNNNNNNNNNNNNNNNNNNNNNNNNNNNNNNNNNNNNNNNNNNNNNNNNNNNNNNNNNNNNNNNNNNNNNNNNNNNNNNNNNNNNNNNNNNNNNNNNNNNNNNNNNNNNNNNNNNNNNNNNNNNNNNNNNNNNNNNNNNNNNNNNNNNNNNNNNNNNNNNNNNNNNNNNNNNNNNNNNNNNNNNNNNNNNNNNNNNNNNNNNNNNNNNNNNNNNNNNNNNNNNNNNNNNNNNNNNNNNNNNNNNNNNNNNNNNNNNNNNNNNNNNNNNNNNNNNNNNNNNNNNNNNNNNNNNNNNNNNNNNNNNNNNNNNNNNNNNNNNNNNNNNNNNNNNNNNNNNNNNNNNNNNNNNNNNNNNNNNNNNNNNNNNNNNNNNNNNNNNNNNNNNNNNNNNNNNNNNNNNNNNNNNNNNNNNNNNNNNNNNNNNNNNNNNNNNNNNNNNNNNNNNNNNNNNNNNNNNNNNNNNNNNNNNNNNNNNNNNNNNNNNNNNNNNNNNNNNNNNNNNNNNNNNNNNNNNNNNNNNNNNNNNNNNNNNNNNNNNNNNNNNNNNNNNNNGCtttaattctaattaataaCCACCATTAGAATTTGggatacctaataaattatcatttatttgctGATTATGtgctatttgaataatattaacatacattacctattttatttttattttaacagcttaaaattaatgcaataatttgtattcttaTATTCTTTTAGAACTATTAAAATACCACCACAAGATCCTGCTTCATACAGACCCATAAGTCTTCTCCCAaccttttctaaaatatttgagaaaattcttttaaaaagaCTCCTTCCTCTTGCTTCTTCAAAAAACATAACACCACACACATCATTTGGATTCAGACCAAAACACTCGACATTACACAGAACAGTCGATATCATATCCAGCTCCCCGGATAAAAAAACTTGTACACTCAATtagcaaaattatattactttaaatttcaCACCAACTCAACCTCTCACAGTAACCCATTAATAAAACAACTTTCTTCCACCTCACTTCCTGGTATGTATGTAGAAGACTCAAAAGACAGTGGCCTAGAgacctactaaaataaaaaaaaacccttgaTACTTAATATGTTCCCAGCCGGATGGTGCTGCTGAGTGCCTGcccataaattttaaaatctcctGTCACTTAccattaaatatcaaatatgctTATTGTACTTAAcgttgtataaattgtaaattatttcaaatataaaaaaaaaaaaacaggtaagtggatgtcgctctgctgtacagtaggttacaagtgggtcattgtataatggattgtatttgacctgatttcaatgattatataataaaattgattctgagcggagacggtttgtcagtctggttattctatattgttattatttattcgtttctacGATGATAAACAatgtgttagaaattaaaatcccatttttagcgtttttagtaatttttcaaaggcattaattaactacctattgataaaatcgaaaaatgacctctccaaagtaccatcttgatctaatttgctaaaaattaaggtgctatatgttgaaatcgaagcactccttctggtagaaattttgtatacagtatataaaaaaaaaataacaaacaccattgtaaaaccactagcttccttgctctgctcagaatctaaaactattagAATGAGATAAGCctgaaaaatgttattgaaaataaatgtataatatattaaaatttattgacaatatgatgaaaatatttgtttaatgcattattttccaatttatttcTATGAACAAAAATTCATCACAATACAAGAAAAAAGTACGGACGATTGTGTTGAATAANNNNNNNNNNNNNNNNNNNNNNNNNNNNNNNNNNNNNNNNNNNNNNNNNNNNNNNNNNNNNNNNNNNNNNNNNNNNNNNNNNNNNNNNNNNNNNNNNNNNNNNNNNNNNNNNNNNNNNNNNNNNNNNNNNNNNNNNNNNNNNNNNNNNNNNNNNNNNNNNNNNNNNNNNNNNNNNNNNNNNNNNNNNNNNNNNNNNNNNNNNNNNNNNNNNNNNNNNNNNNNNNNNNNNNNNNNNNNNNNNNNNNNNNNNNNNNNNNNNNNNNNNNNNNNNNNNNNNNNNNNNNNNNNNNNNNNNNNNNNNNNNNNNNNNNNNNNNNNNNNNNNNNNNNNNNNNNNNNNNNNNNNNNNNNNNNNNNNNNNNNNNNNNNNNNNNNNNNNNNNNNNNNNNNNNNNNNNNNNNNNNNNNNNNNNNNNNNNNNNNNNNNNNNNNNNNNNNNNNNNNNNNNNNNNNNNNNNNNNNNNNNNNNNNNNNNNNNNNNNNNNNNNNNNNNNNNNNNNNNNNNNNNNNNNNNNNNNNNNNNNNNNNNNNNNNNNNNNNNNNNNNNNNNNNNNNNNNNNNNNNNNNNNNNNNNNNNNNNNNNNNNNNNNNNNNNNNNNNNNNNNNNNNNNNNNNNNNNNNNNNNNNNNNNNNNNNNNNNNNNNNNNNNNNNNNNNNNNNNNNNNNNNNNNNNNNNNNNNNNNNNNNNNNNNNNNNNNNNNNNNNNNNNNNNNNNNNNNNNNNNNNNNNNNNNNNNNNNNNNNNNNNNNNNNNNNNNNNNNNNNNNNNNNNNNNNNNNNNNNNNNNNNNNNNNNNNNNNNNNNNNNNNNNNNNNNNNNNNNNNNNNNNNNNNNNNNNNNNNNNNNNNNNNNNNNNNNNNNNNNNNNNNNNNNNNNNNNNNNNNNNNNNNNNNNNNNNNNNNNNNNNNNNNNNNNNNNNNNNNNNNNNNNNNNNNNNNNNNNNNNNNNNNNNNNNNNNNNNNNNNNNNNNNNNNNNNNNNNNNNNNNNNNNNNNNNNNNNNNNNNNNNNNNNNNNNNNNNNNNNNNNNNNNNNNNNNNNNNNNNNNNNNNNNNNNNNNNNNNNNNNNNNNNNNNNNNNNNNNNNNNNNNNNNNNNNNNNNNNNNNNNNNNNNNNNNNNNNNNNNNNNNNNNNNNNNNNNNNNNNNNNNNNNNNNNNNNNNNNNNNNNNNNNNNNNNNNNNNNNNNNNNNNNNNNNNNNNNNNNNNNNNNNNNNNNNNNNNNNNNNNNNNNNNNNNNNNNNNNNNNNNNNNNNNNNNNNNNNNNNNNNNNNNNNNNNNNNNNNNNNNNNNNNNNNNNNNNNNNNNNNNNNNNNNNNNNNNNNNNNNNNNNNNNNNNNNNNNNNNNNNNNNNNNNNNNNNNNNNNNNNNNNNNNNNNNNNNNNNNNNNNNNNNNNNNNNNNNNNNNNNNNNNNNNNNNNNNNNNNNNNNNNNNNNNNNNNNNNNNNNNNNNNNNNNNNNNNNNNNNNNNNNNNNNNNNNNNNNNNNNNNNNNNNNNNNNNNNNNNNNNNNNNNNNNNNNNNNNNNNNNNNNNNNNNNNNNNNNNNNNNNNNNNNNNNNNNNNNNNNNNNNNNNNNNNNNNNNNNNNNNNNNNNNNNNNNNNNNNNNNNNNNNNNNNNNNNNNNNNNNNNNNNNNNNNNNNNNNNNNNNNNNNNNNNNNNNNNNNNNNNNNNNNNNNNNNNNNNNNNNNNNNNNNNNNNNNNNNNNNNNNNNNNNNNNNNNNNNNNNNNNNNNNNNNNNGCTTGTGATGTAGTTAGCTTCAAGCGTAGACCAAGAGATAAAATTGGGAATCTACGTTTAAGAACTCCATATGTTCTTTCTACTGGATTTCTGGTTCTAATTATTGACTCATTGTATAGCTCTTCAATATTTCCCCTTGGATTTATAAAAGGAGTTACAATATGACTGGTATTTTTATATCCACTATCTGCAACAATTAAGCTATTTCCCCATTTACCATTAACCAATTGACTGTGAATATTtgaatttctgaaaattgttTGATCATGGCAAGATCCTGGCCAGCGAGCTACAAtgtccattatttttaaatcagggGAAACAACTGTTTggacatttaatgaaaaatatcctTTTCGGTTTCGAAAATACTCAGCATTATGAcctcctaaaatattattataattattattttatgtgatacataaaaatatatatctgctAGAAAAAAAGAGTAAATTTGTTTATGCAAAATCATAGGCAGTATTTctcatgtttatttttatgttaatatatatcattttttactaattaattttgtaaattatttgcatAATTAGGAGGTTAAGTATATAGTACgtacaaattcataaaattgttaACCTCtgggttatttaaataataacacccaaggacattaaaaaataataattggggAAGTGTTAGTACAGATGTTTTATTGGTGATTAAGCCACCAGACTTCCACCTATGTATagcattacaatataaattctttttatatgaagttagtaataatagttaataataatcaataacctGGGCTTTGAATTCGAATATGTGTGCAATCTATTGCACCTATAGCTCTTGGAAATCTAgcaattttgtaaaaacttcTCTGTAATGTATACACTTCTTCATCTGTAGTtggcatataaataaattgatgacATAGGCGTGCAATAGCTGTGCTAACAGTACGAACAATTACACAAGCAGAAGATTTACTAACACCGAGAAAGTCACCGGCAGTAATAAGAAAACTTCCTGTTGCATAGAATCgcagtgttaataataatttgtctataGGTGCTATTGCACAATTCCTTTAGAAATAAAgagaaattaaaacatattattaaaaagttaaagattaTTAATTAGAATTGTATTGACCGATTCCAACATGTAGTAggttgccatttaaaaatagtaaggtgtattatattgatatgggataattataaattaatatagaatgGTGTAATGAATGCTGGTTTAATACTTGANNNNNNNNNNNNNNNNNNNNNNNNNNNNNNNNNNNNNNNNNNNNNNNNNNtgagagtaggggtacgctaaaatttctgaaaaattagttggggtactgCGTCCCCCTGCGTCCtcccccaagtcgagcactgattaacttataactattctgttctttatatttataatatttcaattactaGTGTTATTGAGCAATATACAGTACTTTgtgtcaatttattaaattacaaaactataatttttttttcattttaaaatggaaTATTCAAATGAGGAAAAAGTAAATATGTTAGCTTGCTACAATGAAACCGGGAAAAACTCTAGAGCTGCAGCAaggttattatacattttatttatttatttacaattgattatacaacatttgaaataaaaatacgaataacagtagtatttgtatatgtatatttttgataaaaataaaaatagtcatAGATCTAACGTacacatattgtattaaatatgtacagGTTATATAAAAATCGATATCCTAATTGACATTGTCCAGCACATTCACTGTTCTCttatttttcattactttaAACCTATAGCACAGAAATTTAGTAAATgctctttaaattaaatagtcttagttgacaataatatagtaaatgtatattatttttactttcagACAGATGTGTTCTGCATACATCAAATTGAACAACGATCCAGCGGAATTcacaaacttaaaattaataattaataaattgtaaaattcatattaaccagaaataattaatattagtaatgaaaaaaaaaaaaatatgattataagtaataactaaaacaaGGTAGTAGGTACCAGAAAAAAAACTGGACCACGGTTAAATAGTGATAGAACAGTAAAGGTTCTACCGTGAGAATAATTACTtcaaattaagataatattaaacaattcattattatgtatgattattataattaaatatttataggttcTATGTAGTGTGGAGATttggtataatacatatattctataaatagaataatatcatTCAGCGTAGGCACGACAGTTGTGTTGACGACACGACACGAATATACGCGATACGAGTTGTATACGACGAGGTGTGAATCCACCTTAACAGTCTGTTAAGTTACAGtccttaaattatatcattgtt
Coding sequences within it:
- the LOC107885055 gene encoding putative nuclease HARBI1 produces the protein MNLYVKIPLDKIKQSINKIELTHIDEYLTRDQRKHVAQFYTGNCAIAPIDKLLLTLRFYATGSFLITAGDFLGVSKSSACVIVRTVSTAIARLCHQFIYMPTTDEEVYTLQRSFYKIARFPRAIGAIDCTHIRIQSPGGHNAEYFRNRKGYFSLNVQTVVSPDLKIMDIVARWPGSCHDQTIFRNSNIHSQLVNGKWGNSLIVADSGYKNTSHIVTPFINPRGNIEELYNESIIRTRNPVERTYGVLKRRFPILSLGLRLKLTTSQTILYLSFLRPVLTFACETWSTTKGDEEKMACFERRVLRRIYGPILENEVYRRRTNVEVQQIYQKPGINAYLMSKRIEWAGHVWRSNGILKKALEGKINVKRPRGRPRQRWIDRVKEDINKCAQGLTLEDSIDRDSWKKVVEAAKVLQGQ